Proteins co-encoded in one Campylobacter ornithocola genomic window:
- a CDS encoding LPS-assembly protein LptD: protein MRKLLFSLTCVGSLYASKVDIYALDVVKKNDIIEAKNNVVVVSDLYLITANEAKFDESTKDLELFGDVNILRGQKERTNSTYTKINLKDNTTAFKNLFFSNNDLEVWLQCHQANFDDKFVVTEKSVVSSCNVENPDWEIRFDEGKLNKENNFLHLYNARLYVKNTPVMYLPYFGFSVDTKRKSGLLIPQVVFKQSEGLYYNQPIYYVIGDNADIQFEPQIRTKRGYGLYSTLRFIDSPYSQGEISGGIFGEKSSYKREENLKNKEHYGLEVKYSSEALFKSLLNEEFQEGLWIDATYLNDVDYINLSSNAKTEASLVTSKINYFLSDDDNYYGAYAKYYIDTSKISNKDTLQEYPSFQYHRYLNGFFDNYIQYSLDTSFHRYYRHTGIYAKTLDFDLPLIYHTSFLDDFLNFTFTERIYANFVDYSNTDSKNHEHLFQNSHTFSLYTDLSKPYENFYHTLYLGANYFIPGAKSGEITEDFIELKDDPEQFNFSMYQYFYNTLGKKKLYHSLKTKYFTKQEKFGGFDNVIEYFYNDYISLRNEAEYSGVDERFDKVFSEALFDYGEWKVSLNHAYRIYENEKYNFLGTKAQYNINTNYQIFGGLWFDLNKNPEKWEIGYTYQRKCWNYSLMYRKDISPKLTSGGISAKDQSGVYFMFNFYPLGGVSYDFSLEENERSI from the coding sequence AAAAAAATGATATTATAGAAGCCAAAAACAATGTAGTTGTAGTGTCTGATTTATATTTGATTACTGCCAATGAAGCTAAATTTGATGAATCAACAAAAGACTTAGAGCTCTTTGGGGATGTCAATATTTTAAGAGGTCAAAAAGAAAGAACTAATTCTACCTATACTAAAATTAATCTTAAAGATAATACTACTGCTTTTAAAAATTTATTTTTCTCAAATAATGATTTAGAAGTTTGGTTGCAATGCCATCAAGCTAATTTTGATGATAAATTTGTTGTAACGGAAAAATCTGTTGTATCTAGTTGTAATGTGGAAAATCCTGATTGGGAAATTCGCTTTGATGAGGGTAAGTTAAACAAAGAAAATAATTTTTTGCATCTTTATAATGCAAGATTATATGTAAAAAACACTCCTGTGATGTATTTGCCTTATTTTGGCTTTAGTGTAGATACTAAAAGAAAAAGTGGTTTATTAATCCCCCAAGTAGTTTTTAAACAAAGCGAGGGTTTATATTATAATCAACCAATTTATTATGTTATTGGCGATAATGCAGATATACAATTTGAGCCTCAAATTAGAACTAAAAGAGGTTATGGGTTATATTCAACTTTAAGGTTTATTGACAGTCCTTATTCTCAAGGGGAGATTAGCGGTGGTATCTTTGGAGAAAAATCAAGCTATAAAAGAGAGGAAAATTTAAAAAATAAAGAACATTATGGTTTGGAAGTTAAATATTCAAGTGAAGCTTTGTTTAAAAGTCTTTTAAACGAAGAATTTCAAGAGGGTTTGTGGATTGATGCTACTTATTTGAATGATGTAGATTATATAAATTTAAGTTCTAATGCTAAAACGGAAGCTTCTTTAGTTACTTCAAAAATAAATTATTTTTTATCAGATGATGATAATTACTATGGAGCTTATGCAAAATATTATATCGACACTTCCAAAATTAGTAATAAAGATACTCTACAAGAATACCCATCCTTTCAATATCATAGATATTTAAATGGTTTTTTTGATAATTATATACAATATAGTCTAGATACTTCTTTTCATAGATATTATAGACATACAGGTATTTATGCTAAAACCTTAGACTTTGATTTGCCTTTGATTTATCACACGAGTTTTTTGGATGATTTTTTAAATTTTACTTTTACAGAGAGAATATATGCAAATTTTGTAGATTATTCAAACACAGATTCTAAAAACCACGAGCATTTGTTTCAAAATTCTCATACTTTTTCTTTGTATACAGATCTTTCAAAGCCATATGAAAATTTTTATCATACTCTATATTTAGGAGCTAATTATTTTATACCCGGGGCTAAGTCGGGTGAGATTACTGAGGATTTTATAGAATTAAAAGATGATCCTGAGCAGTTTAATTTTTCAATGTATCAGTATTTTTATAATACTTTAGGCAAAAAAAAGTTATACCATAGCTTAAAAACTAAATATTTTACTAAGCAAGAAAAATTTGGTGGTTTTGACAATGTTATAGAATATTTTTATAATGACTATATAAGTTTAAGAAATGAAGCAGAGTATTCAGGTGTAGATGAGCGGTTTGATAAAGTGTTTAGTGAAGCCTTGTTTGATTATGGTGAATGGAAAGTTAGCTTAAATCATGCTTATAGAATTTATGAAAATGAGAAATATAATTTTTTAGGAACTAAAGCTCAGTATAATATAAATACTAATTATCAAATATTTGGTGGCTTATGGTTTGACTTAAATAAAAATCCAGAAAAATGGGAGATAGGATATACTTACCAAAGAAAATGTTGGAATTATTCTTTGATGTATCGCAAAGATATTTCACCTAAACTTACTAGTGGTGGTATTAGCGCAAAAGATCAAAGTGGAGTATATTTTATGTTTAATTTTTATCCTTTGGGTGGAGTTTCTTATGATTTTTCTTTAGAAGAAAATGAAAGGTCCATATGA
- a CDS encoding phosphoribosyltransferase family protein, whose translation MLFEDEKDALGRLYDILPLNKLKDYIIITPSLKSIVFVDALAQKLEIPYDFLFTEQIKAPNNDECQIAMISETKELVYNEALVKAFDISLDYIYGEANRTYEEKILKNVYRYRKGNLLKGLKGKNILMLHEGCESGITASSCIKSLLKEEVNSIIYATALIPSDVYDYISIFVDEVYCVQKIDHFIDIEFYFKNKTTLQAHEILDVLEESKYYLPLKK comes from the coding sequence ATGCTTTTTGAAGATGAAAAAGATGCTCTTGGAAGATTGTATGATATATTGCCATTGAATAAATTAAAAGATTATATTATTATTACACCTTCTTTAAAGTCTATAGTTTTTGTTGATGCGCTAGCACAAAAATTAGAAATTCCGTATGATTTTTTATTTACAGAACAAATTAAAGCTCCTAATAATGATGAGTGTCAAATAGCTATGATTAGTGAGACAAAAGAACTCGTTTATAATGAAGCTTTGGTTAAAGCTTTTGATATAAGTTTAGATTATATTTATGGTGAAGCAAATAGAACCTATGAAGAAAAAATTTTAAAAAATGTATATCGTTATAGAAAGGGAAATCTTTTAAAAGGATTAAAAGGAAAAAATATTTTAATGTTGCACGAGGGTTGTGAAAGTGGGATCACTGCTTCTTCGTGTATTAAAAGCCTATTAAAAGAAGAAGTAAATAGTATTATCTATGCTACTGCTTTAATACCAAGTGATGTGTATGATTATATTAGTATTTTTGTGGATGAGGTTTATTGTGTGCAAAAGATTGATCATTTTATAGACATTGAATTTTATTTTAAAAATAAAACTACTTTGCAAGCTCATGAAATTTTAGATGTTTTGGAAGAAAGTAAATATTATCTTCCTTTAAAAAAATAA